GAACCGTTCACATTGTCGGGACGACGTGCTCCAATCCGACACGTTCCGAGTGAACGGGCATGCCGAGCAATACGCTCGCAATCGAATCGAACGCGGCCGGATCACCCGTCGTGAGGTAGCGGCACTCGCCGTTCCCGGTCGCGTTCGAACGCAATCCGGCGCGCCGCAGGACGGTTTCGGTTTGACGCGCAACCGGGGCGCCGCTCGAGACGATCGCCACGCTCGGCCCGACGATCTCAGCGATGGTTCCGGCCAAGAACGGATAGTGGGTGCACCCCAACACGACGACATCGCACCCACGGGCAAGCGGTCCCTCCAGGAGATCGCTCAAGCGATAGCGGATCTCCCGCCCATCACCACGCCCTGACTCGATGAGATCGACGAGACCAGACGCCGGAATCGTTTCGACCACCGCACCGGAGCCATGAACGTCGATGAGTTGCCGCAGTTTCTCCCCACGCGCAGTACGTGGTGTCGCGAGCACCGCAACCCGCTTCGATTTCGATCGGCGAACTGCAGGCTTCACAGCGGGCTCCAAACCGATGATGGGAGCGGAGTGTTTCTGCCGCAACGAGCCGATCGCGACCGCGCAGGCAGTGTTGCAGGCAATGACCGCGGCTTTGGCGCCCTGCTCGAAAAGTTCGCCGACCAGCAGATGCACGCGCTGCTCGATGGTCGCATCGTCCTTCTCGCCGTACGGGCAGAACGCCGAATCACCCAGGTAAACGAACGACTCCCCCGGCATCTGAGCGCGCAGCGCCCGGAGTACGCTCAACCCTCCTACGCCTGAATCGAATACCCCGATGGGATCGAGAGTCCGGATCACATATTCCCCCGCCCAGTTTCCCAAGTATGGGAACGTTCTGCGTTCGGTTAGCCTAGCATCCTCCGAGATGGCTCACAATTCGCGCAAGCCGCAGGCGCATGCAACCAGCAGATCCGGCTGCCATTTTTGCGCATGGATGCACAGCATCGCTCAGAGCGGCGGTTTCAGCAATGCGCGGTACATCCGATGGCAAGCGCCTACACTTGGATTTTCGCGATGGTGGCGCGAACACGTTTCAGGTTGGACACACGCATGGAATCCACAGCAAGCAACAAGCGACTCGACGACTTTCGCGCGCACAAAGACGACTATTTCGCCTCCGGAGCACACTCCCCGTTGGATCCAGCCGATCAAGTCGGATTCGAGGGGCTTGCGTACTTTCCGTACGATCCAGCCCTGCAGTTCGAGCTGGAGATCGAGCCGATGGACGAGCAAGGCTCTCCGCTCACGCTCGACACCAGCGACGGCCAGCGAGTCGACTTCATGATCGCCGGCAAGGTGCGCTTCCTGGTCGACAACGGCGAATATGAACTGACGCTGCTCAAGGATTACGATCGAGGGCGGTACTTTCTGCCCTTTCACGACGCCACCAATGGGTTGGAGACGTACAGCAACGGCCGCTATCTCGATCCACAGCAGAAACCGAACGGCAAGCTGACGATCGATTTCAACTACGCCTACAACCCCTATTGCGCCTATGCCGACGGATGGTCGTGCCCGCTGCCTCCCGAGCAGAACCGTCTGCCAGTCGAGCTGCGAGCCGGTGAGAAGACGTTCCGTCGCGACTCGTCAGGGAGATAATCCGCACGTACCACCCAGGGTTGCGTCACTTCCCAAGCCAACCGGCAACCGCTCTCGGCAACTGCCCAACAGTTGCGCGTCGGAAGCCACCGAGGACGCTGGCGACGGAGGGCAATGAGCAATTCGCGCGTTGAGCAATCCTGGCTGAGGCAACAAGAAAGGCGGCTATCGCCGCCCAATGGTCTCGAATCGGTGTAGCCCGGGGAGGATCCCTACCGGCGCCGTTCCATCCAGTCGTCGAGGAGTTCGGCCGATTCGGCAGCGGCATCTTCCCCGCAACCGATCGTGCGGCTCAACAGGGCACCAACCGCTTCTCGTTCCCAGCGAAAATACGCGCGTCGCAGTTCAGAATAGCGGCAGATCTCCGGTTCGAAGCGCAGGTCGGCCAGCACCCACATCCCCTGCTCGCGCTCGAGCATGAGCAATCGGCGACCGCATTGCCAAACGAACGGGCGCATAT
The nucleotide sequence above comes from Thermomicrobiales bacterium. Encoded proteins:
- a CDS encoding DUF1684 domain-containing protein is translated as MESTASNKRLDDFRAHKDDYFASGAHSPLDPADQVGFEGLAYFPYDPALQFELEIEPMDEQGSPLTLDTSDGQRVDFMIAGKVRFLVDNGEYELTLLKDYDRGRYFLPFHDATNGLETYSNGRYLDPQQKPNGKLTIDFNYAYNPYCAYADGWSCPLPPEQNRLPVELRAGEKTFRRDSSGR
- the murI gene encoding glutamate racemase codes for the protein MIRTLDPIGVFDSGVGGLSVLRALRAQMPGESFVYLGDSAFCPYGEKDDATIEQRVHLLVGELFEQGAKAAVIACNTACAVAIGSLRQKHSAPIIGLEPAVKPAVRRSKSKRVAVLATPRTARGEKLRQLIDVHGSGAVVETIPASGLVDLIESGRGDGREIRYRLSDLLEGPLARGCDVVVLGCTHYPFLAGTIAEIVGPSVAIVSSGAPVARQTETVLRRAGLRSNATGNGECRYLTTGDPAAFDSIASVLLGMPVHSERVGLEHVVPTM